Sequence from the Malaciobacter pacificus genome:
TAATCCTTTAATCTTTTCTATTGATACAATTGAATCTTCTAATGTACTATTTATGAAAACAATTATAAACTCTTCACCACCCCATCTAGCAACTAAATCAGACTTTCTAACACTATTTTTTAAAATATTAGAGATTCTAATTAAAACCTTATCTCCTACTTCATGTCCAAAATTATCATTAATAGTTTTGAAATCATCTATATCAATAAAAACCAAACTTAAAGAGTTTTTATTTCTTTGATGTATTGATATTTGCCTACTTAGTTTTGATTTAAAAGATCTTCTGTTATTAAGACTTGTTAACATATCATAATCTGCTAAATGCTCTAATTTTTTATTATAATTTTTTATCAAATATACTAAAGTTATGATTATAAAAAAAGAGATAAACAATGAAATAATTAAGTTGAAGTAAAAAATATCTTTTACATGTACAAGAAAATCTTCTGTTTTTGCCTCAACCAAAAGATACAAGTCTAGTTCGGGAATGTATTTAGTGTTTAAGATATGTTCTTTACCATCAACTTGGTATTCAAAAGATTTTGATTCTTTTGATATTAAATCATCTTTAATACTATTTAAATAATCTATCTCACTTAAGCTACTATACTTAAAATTATCTTTTTCAGATAAAACTATATCAGCATCTTTATTTATAAAAAACACTTTAAAATGATATTTTTGTCTAAAAGTTTTTAACATATCATTTATATAGGAAATTTTTATAGCAACACCTGTGCTTCCTAAAAAAGAGTAATCTCTATCAAATATCTTATAATTTATAAACATTATTAATGAATTTGAAAGATTTTTATTAAAATCTAAATTTATTTCATGGTTTTTACTTTTTTGTTTAAAACTAAAATACCAATTATTACTAGGATTATCTCTAGTCATAGTTTCTATAAAACCATCTTGCGTATAGTAGTTTTTACTTTTATTTGAGACTAAATAAGTAGTAAACATTTGATACTTATTTTTTATTGCACTTAAATAGTTCTCTATTTTTTTATAGTTTTCTTCATCATTAATTAACCAATCTTGAACAAATGTATCATTTGCCATCATTGATGAAACTAAATATGGTTCTATTATATGTTTTTGTATTTCAGTATATATATTATCTAAAGATAGAGGCAATGCCTGATTTTTCAATTGTTGTTGAGTATTATTTAAAGAAACAAAATAATTAATACTTGTAATGGATATAGATAAAACTACTAATAATACACCTATAATAATTGCTATTTTATATTTCGAATTCATTTTATAACTCTTTTAAAAATGTTATGAAGAACAACTTACATGAGAAATACCTGCTATATCAAATAGCTCCAATGGTTTTTTCATATAAAACTTCTCTTCAATCTCTTTTGATTGTTCTTCGTATGGTTTTATCATAACTTCTTGCAATTCATGCACTAAACTGTAATCCCCATCATAAGCTTTTTCATAAGCATCTACTAAATGCCACTCTCTTAATGTATATTTAGGATTTATATTTTTTAATTGCTCACTTGTTGCTGTTAATTTTCTTTTCCAATTATCTAACCATATTGACCATTTTGATTTTAGATTTTCATCTAGGTTATGATAAAAACAAACTTCTAACGGTGAAATATCTTTTGGAATTTTTGATAATTCTCTAAAAAATATTGTATAGTCTGCACTTGACTCAATCATTAAAGCAATAAGTTGATTAAAAAGTCTTTCATCAAATTTTTCTAATCCTAGTTTTAATGCCCACATCTTATCCATCTTTTCATTCATCACTTTAGCAAAACCATCTCTAATTCCTGCTAGATTCTCTAAAGCTTTTTGATTGCTTTCTAAAAGTGGCATAAGACTAGAACAAAACATATTAAAATTTTTTCTAGCAGCTTCACTCTGATTAAAAAAGGAAAAGTGCATGCCTCCACCAGTCCAAGGCTGATATCTAGGGTCAAAGTCATCAATAAATCCAAATGGCCCATAATCTAAAGTGTATCCACCAACTGATGTATTATCACTATTAAAGTTTCCCTGACAATATCCAACTCTAATCCAGTTTGACACAAGTGATGTAAGTCTATCTCTAAATTTTAATGCAAATAATATTATCTTCTCTTCAAAATCTAAATCTTCTTCTATCTCTTCACCATACTCTCTACTAATAGCATGTAAAACAATTTGTTTTAACTCTTCTTTTGCATTTGGATGTTCATTTTTTCTAGCTCTTCTTCCAAAAAGCTCTAGCTGGCCAACCCTTAAAAATGATGGGGCAACTCTAGTAGTGATAGCAACTGTCTCTTCTATCATAACTTCTGGATCTTTTGAATGTGAGTTTTCATTAAACCAAGGACGATTTACTGTCTCATCATTTGAAGTGTATAAAGTAAGTGACCTACTTGTAGGGATGTTTAATGCATGCATGTGTTCTTGTGCTAAAAACTCTCTAATACTAGAACGTAAAACTGCACGTCCATCTGCACCTCTACAATATGGAGTTTTGCCACCACCTTTTAGTTGCATTTCCCATCTTTTACCATTTAGTACAGCTTCTAAAACAGAAACTGCTCTACCATCACCATATCCATTTCCTGTGCCAAATGGACATTGAGCATAGTACTCTGTTCCATAAATAGATAAGGCATATCCAGTTGCCCAACCGATATTTTTAAGAGGTTTTGGAACACTTGAGATGTCACCACTAAACATTTTCATAAACTCTTCATCTAAAGCTAAAGAATTATCAAATCCAAGTTCTTCAAAGAAACTCTTACTATGAGAGATATAGATAGGATTTGGAATAGGTGTAGGATTTACAGGTACATAGTGTCCATTGAAAACTTCTCTTGGATAGTGATTTTTTCCATCACTTGAAGCCTGAGGGTCAGAAGTCAAAGTATCAATTAAAGAGTAATCGGCATATTGACTTAATTCTTTTAGTGAAGAAATCTTTTTTAATTTTTGTTCAATATTCATAATAACTCATCTTTTTTGAATATGATAACATAGGAATTTAAAAAAACTAATTATCAATAATCATCAATAAAATATAAATAATAATTAATATCTCTTATTTCATCATCGGTAACACTATTTTCAAGATTAGGCATTATATCTGGATTAAATGTATACTCAATCAAAAGTTCGCTTGTCTCTTCTAATTGAGTTTTAATAGAAGTATCCCTTCTAACTTTTAATTTAAGCTCATTTAAAATCTGATTACCAGCTGGAGCTAAAAGCTTAAAAGTTTTGTCCCCATCTTTTAAAAAATCATCAAAGTACTCTTGCTTATAAGTAGATTTTAAATGACATGCAAAACATTTCTCTTCAAAAAGTTTCTCACCTAATTTATAACGTTCTTCATTGAACTCTTCAGGTAAAGCAAAAAGACAATTAATATAAAAAATAATTAAAATTAAAAATTTTATGATTGATCCTTTTTAAATAATGATATTATATTTGAAAAGCCCTTTAAAAGTATAATTTTATAAATAAAAAAAGGGAAGATAGTAAAACTACCTTCCCTTTTTGCCATATAAAATTAAATATTATAAAGCAGTTACGTTCTGAGCTTGAGGACCTTTTTGACCTTCACCTATTTCAAATGATACTTTTTGACCATCTTCTAATGATACTCTTCCATAACCTGTGTTATTAATTTGTTTAAAGTGTACAAATAAATCTTTTCCACCATTATCTGGTTGAATAAATCCAAATCCTTTTTCACTATTAAACCATTTTACTGTTCCATTTTCTAAATTTGCCATTTTTTTCCCTTATTTAATATGTTTTATAATAAAAAACTCTAATTATAAATACATATTACCCTAATAGAATCTGGTCAAAGCCGGACAAAAATTAGCAAAAAATATTACATTTTTAATTATACTTGTTTGAATTATAAATTGGAGGAGGTAGCCGGACTCGAACCGACGCATACAGGATTTGCAATCCCGGGCATTACCAACTTTGCTATACCTCCAGCAAAATCATTTTAACAACAACAAGATAAAATGATTAAAAAAAGTGGCAGAGAGCAAGGGATTCGAACCCTCGGAGGCGTGAACCTCGCCGGTTTTCAAAACCGGTCCATTCGACCAACTCTGGCAACTCTCTACACAAAAATAAAAAAGTGGTGCGAATGGTGAGAATCGAACTCACACTCCGAAACCGGAATGGGATTTTAAGTCCCACGCGTCTACCTATTCCGCCACAC
This genomic interval carries:
- a CDS encoding sensor domain-containing diguanylate cyclase is translated as MNSKYKIAIIIGVLLVVLSISITSINYFVSLNNTQQQLKNQALPLSLDNIYTEIQKHIIEPYLVSSMMANDTFVQDWLINDEENYKKIENYLSAIKNKYQMFTTYLVSNKSKNYYTQDGFIETMTRDNPSNNWYFSFKQKSKNHEINLDFNKNLSNSLIMFINYKIFDRDYSFLGSTGVAIKISYINDMLKTFRQKYHFKVFFINKDADIVLSEKDNFKYSSLSEIDYLNSIKDDLISKESKSFEYQVDGKEHILNTKYIPELDLYLLVEAKTEDFLVHVKDIFYFNLIISLFISFFIIITLVYLIKNYNKKLEHLADYDMLTSLNNRRSFKSKLSRQISIHQRNKNSLSLVFIDIDDFKTINDNFGHEVGDKVLIRISNILKNSVRKSDLVARWGGEEFIIVFINSTLEDSIVSIEKIKGLIQSDYLLTELAGSDITASFGVTQLKEKDSIDSIINRADQAMYRSKRTGKNKIESI
- a CDS encoding protein adenylyltransferase SelO; translation: MNIEQKLKKISSLKELSQYADYSLIDTLTSDPQASSDGKNHYPREVFNGHYVPVNPTPIPNPIYISHSKSFFEELGFDNSLALDEEFMKMFSGDISSVPKPLKNIGWATGYALSIYGTEYYAQCPFGTGNGYGDGRAVSVLEAVLNGKRWEMQLKGGGKTPYCRGADGRAVLRSSIREFLAQEHMHALNIPTSRSLTLYTSNDETVNRPWFNENSHSKDPEVMIEETVAITTRVAPSFLRVGQLELFGRRARKNEHPNAKEELKQIVLHAISREYGEEIEEDLDFEEKIILFALKFRDRLTSLVSNWIRVGYCQGNFNSDNTSVGGYTLDYGPFGFIDDFDPRYQPWTGGGMHFSFFNQSEAARKNFNMFCSSLMPLLESNQKALENLAGIRDGFAKVMNEKMDKMWALKLGLEKFDERLFNQLIALMIESSADYTIFFRELSKIPKDISPLEVCFYHNLDENLKSKWSIWLDNWKRKLTATSEQLKNINPKYTLREWHLVDAYEKAYDGDYSLVHELQEVMIKPYEEQSKEIEEKFYMKKPLELFDIAGISHVSCSS
- a CDS encoding cold-shock protein, with translation MANLENGTVKWFNSEKGFGFIQPDNGGKDLFVHFKQINNTGYGRVSLEDGQKVSFEIGEGQKGPQAQNVTAL